The Pan troglodytes isolate AG18354 chromosome 7, NHGRI_mPanTro3-v2.0_pri, whole genome shotgun sequence genome has a window encoding:
- the LOC129135813 gene encoding protein FAM90A15 translates to MMARRDPKSWAKRLVRAQTLQKQRRAPVGPRAPPPDEEDPRLKCKNCGAFGHTARSTRCPMKCWKAALVPATLGKKEGKENLKPWKPQVEANPGPLNKDKGEKEERPRQQDPQRKALLHIFSGKPPEKPLPNRKGSTESSDYLRVASGPMPVHTTSKRPRLGPVLADRSATETSDRGSVLASPSPLRKASLSSSSSLGPKERQTGAAADIPQPAVRQQGPEPLLVVKPTHSSPEGGCREVPQAASKTHGLLQAIRPQAQDKRPAVTSQPCPPAATHSLGLGSNLSFGPGAKRPAQARIQACLNFPKKPRLGPFQIPESAIQGGELGAPENLQPPPAATELGPSTSPQMGRRTPAQVPSVDRQPPHSRPCLPTAQACTMSHHPAASHDGAQPLTVLFRRLENGRWSSSLLAAPSFHSPEKPGAFLAQSPHVSEKSEGPRVRVPPSVLYEDLQVSSSSEDSDSDLE, encoded by the exons atgatggcacgtcgggaccccaaatcttgggccaagagactggtgagagcccagaccctccagaagcagcggagggccccagttgggccaagggctcccccgcccgatgaagaagatcccagg ctcaagtgcaaaaactgcggggcctttggccacacggccagaagtaccaggtgccccatgaagtgctggaaggcagccctggttccagcgaccttggggaaaaaggaagggaaggaaaacctgaaaccatggaagccccaggttgaagccaacccggggcccttgaacaaggataagggagagaaggaagagagaccaag gcaacaagacccgcagaggaaggctctcctccacatattttctgggaaacctccagagaagccgctgccgaatcgaaaaggatccacggaatcttctgattatctgagg gttgcaagcgggccaatgccggtccacacaaccagtaagaggccgcgcctgggccctgtcctcgctgatcgctcagctaccgaaacgtctgacaggggctccgtcttggcttcgccgtctcccctcagaaaagccagtctgagctcctcctcaagtcttggaccaaaggaaagacagacaggggctgcggccgacatccctcagcctgcagtcaggcagcagggccccgagcctctcctcgtggtgaagccgacacacagcagccctgagggtggctgccgagaagttccccaggctgcctccaaaacccacggcctgctccaggccatcagaccccaggcacaggacaaacgtcctgcggtgacctcacagccctgcccgccagccgccacacacagcttgggcctaggctccaatctcagcttcgggccaggagccaagagacctgcccaggctcggattcaggcttgcctgaacttccccaagaaaccgagactgggtcccttccagatccccgaaagcgccatccagggaggtgagctgggggccccggagaatctccaacctccgccagccgcaaccgaacttggaccaagtacgtcgccccagatgggcaggaggacacccgcccaggtgcccagcgtcgaccggcagcctccgcacagcagaccttgcctgcctactgcccaggcctgcaccatgtcccatcacccagcggccagccatgatggggcccagcctctcacagtgctcttccggagactggaaaacggacgctggagctccagcctcctggcggccccctcatttcactctcctgagaagccgggagccttcctcgctcagagccctcatgtgtcagagaagtctgagggtccccgtgttcgtgtcccaccgagcgtcctctatgaggaccttcaggtttcctcctcctcagaggacagcgattctgacctggagtga